Proteins from a genomic interval of Spea bombifrons isolate aSpeBom1 chromosome 4, aSpeBom1.2.pri, whole genome shotgun sequence:
- the LOC128490963 gene encoding sodium-coupled monocarboxylate transporter 1, which translates to MGTPGDIGSFAVWDYVVFALMLLISAVIGIYYAFAGGGQKTSKDFLMGGRSMTAVPVALSLTASFMSAVTVLGTPAEVYRFGAMFSIFAITYTIVVILSSEVYLPVFYRLGITSTYEYLELRFNKFVRVIGTVLFIIQTILYTGIVIYAPALALNQVTGFDLWGAVIATGVVCTFYCTLGGLKAVVWTDVFQVGIMVAGFSSVIIRAVVVQGGIGPILNDSYYGDRLNFWDFNPSPLQRHSFWTIVIGGTFTWTGIYGVNQSQVQRYIACKSIFQAKMSLYVNLIGLWAILSCAVLSGLAMYSVYKDCDPWTANFVSAPDQLMPYMALDILRDYPGLPGLFVACAYSGTLSTVSSSINALAAVTVEDLIKPYFKSLTETKLSWISKGTSLLYGAVCIGMAGLASLMGGLLQAALSIFGMVGGPLLGLFSLGILFPFGNSVGAIVGLLSGFAVSLWVGIGSQIYPPLPSRTLPKAFSIEGCNFTIADSNWTSTTQIPFTTTLITDATVDRPALADNWYSMSYLYFSTIGTIITLIVGVIASLLTGGLKQNTNRDCLLTSEDFSYWKTLITWCRNETSEKVEVLNYKRNNTDAYLDCGTDNPAFHHLEMKYTEKKEVVNGIHI; encoded by the exons ATGGGCACCCCGGGAGACATCGGATCCTTCGCAGTTTGGGACTACGTGGTCTTTGCTCTGATGCTCCTCATCTCTGCAGTCATCGGGATATATTACGCCTTTGCAGGGGGCGGACAGAAGACCTCCAAGGACTTTCTGATGGGTGGAAGAAGCATGACTGCGGTGCCAGTGGCGTTATCCTTGACCGCCAGCTTCATGTCTGCTGTGACCGTGCTGGGCACCCCTGCAGAGGTGTATAGATTTGGAGCCATGTTTAGCATTTTTGCCATCACATATACCATCGTGGTGATCCTCAGCTCCGAGGTGTACCTGCCGGTGTTCTACAGACTGGGAATCACCAGCACATACGAG TACCTCGAGCTGCGGTTTAATAAATTCGTACGTGTGATTGGGACCGTCCTTTTCATTATACAAACG ATTTTATATACTGGAATAGTTATTTATGCTCCTGCACTTGCATTAAATCAAG TTACTGGCTTTGACCTGTGGGGTGCAGTTATAGCAACTGGAGTAGTTTGTACATTCTACTGCACATTG gGGGGACTGAAAGCTGTTGTATGGACAGATGTTTTCCAAGTCGGAATCATGGTTGCAGGATTTTCTTCTGTAATTATACGTGCTGTAGTGGTCCAGGGTGGAATTGGTCCCATCCTGAATGATTCATACTATGGAGATAGGTTAAACTTTTGGGA TTTTAACCCTAGTCCACTGCAGAGACATTCGTTTTGGACCATAGTAATTGGAGGAACCTTTACTTGGACTGGAATCTATGGTGTCAATCAGTCCCAGGTCCAGAGATACATCGCCTGCAAATCCATATTTCAGGCAAAAAT GTCTCTCTATGTGAATCTTATTGGACTGTGGGCTATTCTATCCTGTGCAGTTTTGAGTGGGCTTGCTATGTACTCAGTGTATAAGGACTGTGATCCATGGACAGCCAATTTTGTATCGGCGCCTGACCAG TTGATGCCATACATGGCACTGGACATTCTACGAGATTACCCAGGACTTCCAGGGCTGTTTGTGGCATGTGCATACAGTGGAACGTTaag TACGGTCTCCTCTAGTATAAATGCTTTAGCTGCTGTTACAGTTGAAGACCTTATCAAACCTTATTTCAAATCCCTCACCGAAACAAAGTTGTCCTGGATTTCCAAAGGAACAA GTCTCTTATATGGTGCTGTGTGTATTGGCATGGCTGGTTTGGCCTCTCTGATGGGTGGTTTGTTACAG gcaGCTCTCTCTATTTTTGGGATGGTTGGAGGCCCATTGCTGGGCCTTTTTTCTCTCGGCATCCTTTTTCCGTTTGGAAATTCAGTT GGAGCAATAGTTGGCCTTCTCTCTGGATTTGCTGTGTCACTTTGGGTTGGCATTGGAtctcagatttatcctcctctTCCATCTCGAACTCTGCCCAAAGCTTTTTCCATAGAGGGCTGCAACTTCACTATTGCAGACAGCAATTGGACATCGACCACACAAATACCTTTTACAACAACATTAATAACTGATGCAACAGTAGACAG gcCTGCTCTTGCTGACAACTGGTACTCTATGTCATATCTGTATTTCAGTACTATCGGCACTATTATTACTTTGATTGTAGGTGTAATTGCCAGCCTCTTAACAG GaggattaaaacaaaatacaaaccgAGACTGCCTCTTAACATCCGAAGACTTCTCCTACTGGAAGACCTTGATTACATGGTGTAGAAATGAAACA AGTGAAAAGGTTGAGGTTTTAAATTATAAACGCAATAATACAGATGCATACCTGGACTGTGGAACAGACAATCCTGCTTTCCATCATCTTGAAatgaaatacacagaaaaaaaggaagtagTTAATGGAAttcatatatga